The proteins below are encoded in one region of Lagenorhynchus albirostris chromosome 7, mLagAlb1.1, whole genome shotgun sequence:
- the UCK1 gene encoding uridine-cytidine kinase 1 isoform X3 produces the protein MASAGGGDCEGAAHEADRPHQRPFLIGVSGGTASGKSTVCEKIMELLGQNEVDHRQRKLVILSQDRFYKVLTTEQKAKALKGQYNFDHPDAFDNDLMHRTLKNIVEGKTVEVPIYDFVTHSRLAETTVVYPADVVLFEGILVFYSQEIRDMFHLRLFVDTDPDVRLSRRDEEVR, from the exons ATGGCTTCGGCTGGAGGCGGCGACTGCGAGGGCGCCGCGCACGAGGCCGACCGTCCTCACCAGCGGCCCTTCTTGATCGGGGTGAGCGGCGGTACCGCGAGCGGCAAG TCAACTGTGTGCGAGAAGATCATGGAGCTGCTGGGACAGAATGAAGTAGATCACCGGCAGCGGAAGTTGGTCATCCTGAGTCAAGACAGGTTCTATAAGGTCCTGACCACGGAACAGAAGGCCAAGGCCTTGAAGGGACAGTACAATTTCGACCATCCAG ATGCTTTTGATAACGATTTGATGCACAGAACTCTGAAAAACATCGTGGAGGGCAAAACAGTCGAGGTCCCAATCTATGATTTTGTGACCCACTCAAG GTTAGCGGAGACCACGGTGGTCTACCCCGCAGACGTGGTCCTGTTCGAGGGCATCCTGGTCTTCTACAGCCAGGAGATCCGGGACATGTTCCACCTGCGACTCTTTGTGGACACTGACCCTGATGTCAGGCTGTCGCGAAGAG ACGAAGAAGTACGCTGA
- the UCK1 gene encoding uridine-cytidine kinase 1 isoform X1 — protein sequence MASAGGGDCEGAAHEADRPHQRPFLIGVSGGTASGKSTVCEKIMELLGQNEVDHRQRKLVILSQDRFYKVLTTEQKAKALKGQYNFDHPDAFDNDLMHRTLKNIVEGKTVEVPIYDFVTHSRLAETTVVYPADVVLFEGILVFYSQEIRDMFHLRLFVDTDPDVRLSRRVLRDVHRGRELEQILTQYTTFVKPAFEEFCLPTKKYADVIIPRGVDNMVAINLIVQHIQDILNGDICKWHRGGSNGRSYKRTFPEPGDHPAVLTSGKRSHLESSSRPH from the exons ATGGCTTCGGCTGGAGGCGGCGACTGCGAGGGCGCCGCGCACGAGGCCGACCGTCCTCACCAGCGGCCCTTCTTGATCGGGGTGAGCGGCGGTACCGCGAGCGGCAAG TCAACTGTGTGCGAGAAGATCATGGAGCTGCTGGGACAGAATGAAGTAGATCACCGGCAGCGGAAGTTGGTCATCCTGAGTCAAGACAGGTTCTATAAGGTCCTGACCACGGAACAGAAGGCCAAGGCCTTGAAGGGACAGTACAATTTCGACCATCCAG ATGCTTTTGATAACGATTTGATGCACAGAACTCTGAAAAACATCGTGGAGGGCAAAACAGTCGAGGTCCCAATCTATGATTTTGTGACCCACTCAAG GTTAGCGGAGACCACGGTGGTCTACCCCGCAGACGTGGTCCTGTTCGAGGGCATCCTGGTCTTCTACAGCCAGGAGATCCGGGACATGTTCCACCTGCGACTCTTTGTGGACACTGACCCTGATGTCAGGCTGTCGCGAAGAG TTCTCCGGGACGTGCACCGTGGCCGGGAGCTGGAGCAGATCCTGACACAGTACACCACCTTCGTCAAGCCGGCCTTCGAGGAGTTCTGCCTGCCG ACGAAGAAGTACGCTGATGTGATAATCCCTCGAGGGGTTGACAATATGG TGGCCATCAACCTTATCGTGCAGCACATCCAAGACATCCTCAACGGCGACATCTGCAAGTGGCATCGCGGAGGGTCCAACGGGCGCAGCTACAAGAGGACGTTTCCTGAGCCGGGAGACCACCCCGCAGTGCTGACCTCTGGCAAACGGTCGCACCTGGAGTCCAGCAGCAGGCCCCACTGA
- the UCK1 gene encoding uridine-cytidine kinase 1 isoform X2 codes for MASAGGGDCEGAAHEADRPHQRPFLIGSTVCEKIMELLGQNEVDHRQRKLVILSQDRFYKVLTTEQKAKALKGQYNFDHPDAFDNDLMHRTLKNIVEGKTVEVPIYDFVTHSRLAETTVVYPADVVLFEGILVFYSQEIRDMFHLRLFVDTDPDVRLSRRVLRDVHRGRELEQILTQYTTFVKPAFEEFCLPTKKYADVIIPRGVDNMVAINLIVQHIQDILNGDICKWHRGGSNGRSYKRTFPEPGDHPAVLTSGKRSHLESSSRPH; via the exons ATGGCTTCGGCTGGAGGCGGCGACTGCGAGGGCGCCGCGCACGAGGCCGACCGTCCTCACCAGCGGCCCTTCTTGATCGGG TCAACTGTGTGCGAGAAGATCATGGAGCTGCTGGGACAGAATGAAGTAGATCACCGGCAGCGGAAGTTGGTCATCCTGAGTCAAGACAGGTTCTATAAGGTCCTGACCACGGAACAGAAGGCCAAGGCCTTGAAGGGACAGTACAATTTCGACCATCCAG ATGCTTTTGATAACGATTTGATGCACAGAACTCTGAAAAACATCGTGGAGGGCAAAACAGTCGAGGTCCCAATCTATGATTTTGTGACCCACTCAAG GTTAGCGGAGACCACGGTGGTCTACCCCGCAGACGTGGTCCTGTTCGAGGGCATCCTGGTCTTCTACAGCCAGGAGATCCGGGACATGTTCCACCTGCGACTCTTTGTGGACACTGACCCTGATGTCAGGCTGTCGCGAAGAG TTCTCCGGGACGTGCACCGTGGCCGGGAGCTGGAGCAGATCCTGACACAGTACACCACCTTCGTCAAGCCGGCCTTCGAGGAGTTCTGCCTGCCG ACGAAGAAGTACGCTGATGTGATAATCCCTCGAGGGGTTGACAATATGG TGGCCATCAACCTTATCGTGCAGCACATCCAAGACATCCTCAACGGCGACATCTGCAAGTGGCATCGCGGAGGGTCCAACGGGCGCAGCTACAAGAGGACGTTTCCTGAGCCGGGAGACCACCCCGCAGTGCTGACCTCTGGCAAACGGTCGCACCTGGAGTCCAGCAGCAGGCCCCACTGA